The genomic interval AATTTTTACCCTTTTCATGAGCATTGACAGATTGTTCTACGGAATATAAACTGCCGACAGTTATTATATTACTGGAATCTTGGGATACAAAAATTTTCCTATCAGATAAAATCGTAGTAACGTTTAACTCGGAGATATTAACCAGGCCGATCGAAAAGATACTGGATGGGGTTATATTATACAATTTGTTCAGATAAGATTCGTTAAGCGAAACATAGTAAATCGCATACCCGTTATACTTTGTATAAAATGTAACATTGATTATGCTCTCTGTAGAATTTAATCCTTTATTAGCCGTAGTATTGTTTGAAAGCGAATTATTGGCACTAGAAGGCTGGATTTTGTTCATCAAGGCGTCAATGCTCGTGCCTATAACGATTCCAGTACTGTTAGAGTAATTTCCTGGTGTAGCAAACACGTACATAGGTGTACCATTAACGTTACTAAACACCACGGCCTGAGAGTTTGCAGGTACAAAAGATGCCAATGAAGGTGCGGTAGGGGAAAGATCAGCGACCACGTAATACGCAAGCGGGGCCACAACCCCTATTGTAACAACAATGGTCAGGATCACTTTCAATGTAGATTTCATTTATTGTATATTTAATACAATGATTTAAGCTCTGTGAAAAATGATTCACAATGAATGAGCATCGGGTTAGAAACTAAGACGATGTGGCGTAAAGATTTTTTTTGCCGACTCTTAAATCCAAGAGTACATCTAGAATTAGTAAGGCTAGTCTGTGGAGGAATAGCATTGTTCAGACGAGATGTGAGGAACGCCCTGGCTGGTATTCAGTGCTCCCTCAATGCAAGAATAGCGTGCCTCATCAATGGATCGGTCAGGCCATATACATTTTCCTTCTTGAATATGAATCCGTAATCCAATAATTTATTCAGTAGTTTCGTGAAAGTCTTGTCATCTATGTTCTTCCCCGTTGACACTATTAGGTAGTTTTTAATGTCGATCCAGTGATTTATGCCCTGTGATATTGAAAAAAGGATTGCAAGATAACGTTCTCGCGAACGTTCGATCACATGTTCAAGCTCGGTCATCATTAATCTTGAAGCATCGTTGATAACCTTAGACTTCGCATAATTCGGATTGTGCTTCAACACGCACCTGTAGAACCCATACATGGTTAGCCAGCCGGGATTCCCTCCAAGTGTATCGGCTGCATTTTCCAGTTCAGACCCTGTCGGGACGGCATCAAACTGCTCAAAACCTTTTATAAGAAAGTTACTACTTTTCTCTCTGTCGAATCCCTCAAGGAACAACTGGACTGCTATTCTTCCGAATAACGGCTTTTCTGGATTATCAAGATCCAGGAATCGTTCCAGGACACCTACCTCACTTCCTGTCAAGATTATAGTTATGTTTTTGAAACGATCTACAAATGAGGCAAAAAGTACATCAAAACGTGTGTTTGAGAATCTCAGATACTGGGCCTCATCAATTGCAATTACAAACCTTTCCTCCTTTTTCTCCGCATACGAGTTTATCTCATAGAGGAGATCGGAAAGTTTCGGTGGATTTTTTGGATCGAGGTTGATTTCAAGACCATGAAAACTTATTCCCTTTATCCTTGAAGCTATGCCGGATAGAAGCAGCTTAAATTTCTTTGTTCTGCTCGCTTTTCGTCTGAATTCGTTCAGCAGTAGGTTAAGTATGTCGGTTTCGTATATCAAAGACTTTTTTTTGTAAAGTTCTCTGGCGTCTATTATTATGAATGGGGCGTCGGATTCATTTAGCGCCACGTTCAGCAAACTGGTTTTGCCCATCCTCCTTTGTCCATATATAATTATGAGAGGTGTAGTATTAAGGGCATTTTCTATCGTGTCGAGTTCCTTTTCTCGATCATAAAACTCATCAACATTTACCTTGACTCGGGAGCTGAAGTAACTATGCTTTACTGGCATCGCATACCAGTTACTGGCATCTGATACCAGTTATTAAACATACCGCAATAACGAAACCACAGAAATTCGAAAATCGATTGAGAAAAATGCTTATAAATCATAATCCAAACCAGCCGAAAATATGCAATGCTTAGGTTGTTAGATTATCACAGGAATAAATTTAGGTCTCGGTACCTGAATTAGAGAGTTTCTCAAGATACGATATTCTTTTCTTGGTAATTTTTTCAATTCTCTTCGAATATGAGTTATACTGCTTTTCAGATAATGGTCTCAGCAGGATTGCCATCACATTCTGTTTTTTCACAACAGATATAATATCCTCTGTGTGTCCATAATTTTCTGCGACAAATCTGTCTTCGCGCCTCTGGAAGTAGATTACGAGAGCTTGTAAAACTAAAATAGACATGGCCAATAGAACAACGGCAGCTGCCAATGCCGCTACGAGGTAGTTCTGCTGAACAGCAGTAAGGCGCATGCGAGATACTTCTGCCATCAAAAAGAACGCATCGAAAATCGAAATGAAATAACCTGATATTACATAGATTAATTTTTTCCCATAGTTGCTCTTTTTCCGGAAAAGTGCCATCGCCATGAGTGCTGCCATTTCGGAATCGGATAACTTGTCTTCAGCACCCCTTGCTACTACGATCTTAAATTCGGTGCCTGTTGTTGCATACGCTAATCTATTACCTCGAATACTGTTACTTACGTACACCTCGGGGACGTATTCTTCTTTGCTCGACACTGCGTTCCTCAACTGCGATGTGTACTTTTCGCTAAATTCAAAATTACTTATATCAGGCGGCCGCTCTTCTCTAAACTTAAGATAAATAGGAAGGAAAAGGAATAAACAGTCTATCGGAATCAAAAGGAGAAATGACAACAAGGAATACTTTGAAGACATTATGAAAACAGCAGAAACAACTATTACACTAGAAAGAGCATAGTTCCAAGTAATCATTTTTCTAGAGGTTATTTTCGGCAAAACTGAAAAAAGACCACGCGAAAATATAAAGGTACCAATAATTGCAGCAACAAATGAAATTATCAACCCAAGCGTCAGTGACAACCTTCCGGATAGGACGATCTGTGGAATAACCCCGATCGTTGCAATAAAAATGACAAGACCCAGTAATTTATTGACCTTATCCCACTTCATGATACCGGAAGCTTCATAAAATAGGTATATAAAAGGTTAACTTCATAAACCAACAAGCAACGTCCATTTTCAGAGCTCCGACATAAACGCGAATCAAATATTCATACTCCAAAAATCTAAAAATGTTTTTATGCCTGTATTCGAGTATTGTTCTGATTAACATGGTAAATATAAAAGAAGAAAACACAACTTATAAAACATTTGATAACACAGAAGTGAAATCGTTCATAGCCAGACCGGACGATGAACAAAAGCATCCTGCGATCCTCGTCATACAGGAGATTTGGGGATTGACGGATTTTATAAAGAGCGTTGCTTCACGTCTTACCAGAGAAGGCTTTGTTGCAATGGCACCACATCTCTATTCCAGACCCGGTCAGAACGAGTTATTCACACCGGAAAACATAATGGACGCCATGAGGCCCATGTGGTCTCTTCCTCCGGAGAAACGTGGAGACCAAAAAGCGATTCAGGAACTGCTTTCCAGATCAACAGAAACAACGAGAAGAGTAGTTAATGACCTGATGTTTAACAGAAAGTCGTTAGAGGAAGCAATGGTTAAGGATCTAATAGAAGGATACAAGTTTATCAGAGGTAAACCTTTCAGCGATGACAAAACTGGGGTAATAGGATTCTGCATGGGTGGAGGCCTCGCGTTTCAAATATCTACAATTGTGCCATTTCAAGCAAGCATGATTTATTACGGTGCAAATCCCAAAAACATTG from Thermoplasmatales archaeon carries:
- a CDS encoding ATP-binding protein; this translates as MPVKHSYFSSRVKVNVDEFYDREKELDTIENALNTTPLIIIYGQRRMGKTSLLNVALNESDAPFIIIDARELYKKKSLIYETDILNLLLNEFRRKASRTKKFKLLLSGIASRIKGISFHGLEINLDPKNPPKLSDLLYEINSYAEKKEERFVIAIDEAQYLRFSNTRFDVLFASFVDRFKNITIILTGSEVGVLERFLDLDNPEKPLFGRIAVQLFLEGFDREKSSNFLIKGFEQFDAVPTGSELENAADTLGGNPGWLTMYGFYRCVLKHNPNYAKSKVINDASRLMMTELEHVIERSRERYLAILFSISQGINHWIDIKNYLIVSTGKNIDDKTFTKLLNKLLDYGFIFKKENVYGLTDPLMRHAILALREH
- a CDS encoding dienelactone hydrolase family protein gives rise to the protein MVNIKEENTTYKTFDNTEVKSFIARPDDEQKHPAILVIQEIWGLTDFIKSVASRLTREGFVAMAPHLYSRPGQNELFTPENIMDAMRPMWSLPPEKRGDQKAIQELLSRSTETTRRVVNDLMFNRKSLEEAMVKDLIEGYKFIRGKPFSDDKTGVIGFCMGGGLAFQISTIVPFQASMIYYGANPKNIDDLGNLSGPVFGVYAGDDSSINAGLPDLIKGMLKHKKDLELKIYPNTKHAFFNDTGMAYDENASKDVWPRTLRFFKQNLGE